The Equus asinus isolate D_3611 breed Donkey chromosome 22, EquAss-T2T_v2, whole genome shotgun sequence genome has a segment encoding these proteins:
- the LOC106834131 gene encoding taste receptor type 2 member 14-like, translating into MVSVVQSTLTIILSAEFIIGNLGNGFIALVNCIDWVKRREISSADQILTALAISRIGLLWLVSINWYISVFFTVLLVPGKLLRVNSIGWTVTNHFSNWLATSLSIFYFLKIASFSNSIFLYLKWRVKKVISMILLVTLVLLIFNIALMNMHINVWINEHKVNMTGTSRMSNFVQLSTRTLFINTLFTIIPFAVSLIIFLLLIFSLWKHLKKIQHNAKDSRDASTEAHIKAMKSMIAFLLLFAIYFLSLFVSIWSFKFPERKQIIMFCQVIGIIYPAGHPYVPILGYNKLRQAFFSVLCWLRSKMENLQARRPFRDSSCISWRKIS; encoded by the coding sequence ATGGTCAGTGTCGTACAGAGCACACTTACAATCATTCTAAGTGCTGAATTCATAATTGGAAATTTAGGAAATGGATTCATAGCACTCGTGAACTGCATTGACTGGGTCAAGAGGAGAGAGATCTCTTCAGCTGATCAAATCCTCACTGCTTTGGCAATCTCCAGAATTGGTCTGCTCTGGTTAGTATCTATAAACTGGTATATATCTGTGTTTTTTACAGTTTTACTTGTGCCTGGAAAACTGTTAAGAGTGAATAGTATTGGCTGGACAGTGACCAATCATTTCAGCAACTGGCTTGCTACAAGCCTcagcatcttttattttctcaagatAGCCAGTTTTTCTAACTCTATTTTTCTTTACCTAAAGTGGAGAGTTAAAAAGGTGATTTCAATGATACTGCTGGTGACCTTGGTCCTCTTGATTTTTAATATTGCACTGATGAACATGCATATTAATGTCTGGATCAATGAACATAAAGTAAACATGACCGGCACTTCTAGGATGAGCAACTTTGTACAACTTTCCACTCGTACTTTATTCATTAACACTCTGTTCACTATCATACCCTTTGCTGTGTCCCtgataatttttcttctgcttatctTCTCCTTGTGGAAACATCTCAAGAAGATACAGCACAATGCCAAAGACTCCAGAGATGCCAGCACCGAGGCCCACATAAAAGCCATGAAAAGCATGATTGCTTTCCTCCTACTATTTGccatttactttctgtctctttttgtgTCAATTTGGAGCTTTAAATttccagagagaaagcagatcatTATGTTTTGCCAGGTTATCGGAATTATCTATCCTGCAGGTCACCCATATGTCCCGATTCTGGGATACAATAAGCTGAGACAAGCCTTTTTTTCAGTGCTGTGCTGGCTTAGGTCAAAGATGGAGAATCTTCAGGCCCGTAGACCATTTAGAGATTCATCTTGCATATCCTGGAGGAAAATCAGTTGA